The Branchiostoma floridae strain S238N-H82 chromosome 8, Bfl_VNyyK, whole genome shotgun sequence genome has a segment encoding these proteins:
- the LOC118421860 gene encoding dentin sialophosphoprotein-like, protein MGMTVTLQVMATPVIHQITPVRMTVTPQHGVCSPDPVTFYKCTCDSGFTGNFCDTEIVESEDDDESDVSNPNDGDDSDTTSDDDTSDVDSTSEDGSDTTSGASDSTGGDDTSDASDSTGGDDTSDVSDSTGDDDTSNVSDYSSEDDSDTTAIDWCAIDPCEHGVCSPDPVTFYKCTCDSGFTGNFCDTEIVESEDDDESDVSNPNDGDDSDTTSDDDTSDVDSTSEDGSDTTSGASDSTGGDDTSDASDSTGGDDTSDVSDSTGDDDTSNVSDYSSEDDSDTTAIDWCAIDPCEHGVCSPDPVTFYKCTCDSGFTGNFCETEGEDNDESNVINPDDGDGSTATSDDDTTDVSDSTGDDDTSDVSDSTGDDNTSDVSDSTSEDDSVSGVSPVAMTTPIMYQIPPVRMTVSPAAMFRFPSEDDSVSGGEDDTNDVSDSTSEGDSVSGGDEDTNDVSDSTSEDDSVSGGDDDTNDVSDSTSEDDSVSGGDVSDSTSEDDSAPGTDYCVLGPCLNEGTCINGVDSYTCQCSTGFEGDNCETKIEQSETSDETAEDSDDDSDSGSSDSQEEDDDTSSSPADESDSDGPDNQDGDDTSSSPTDESDSDSPDNQEEDDDTSSSPADGSDSGSSDSQDGDDTSSSPASGSDSGSSNSQEEGDDTSSSPADESDSDGPDNQDGDDTSSSPASGSDSGSSDSQEEDDDTSSSSADESDSDSSNGQEEDDDTSSSPAEESDSDGPDSQDGDDTSSSPASGSDSGSSNSQEQDDDTFSSPADESDSDGPDSEDNDDTSSSPADESDSDSSDSQEEDDDTSSSPADESDSDSPDSEDNDDTSSSPASGSVSGSSNSQEEDDDTSSSPADESDSDSSDSQEEDDDASSSPADESDSDSSDSQEEDDDASSSPADDSDSDGSDSQEEDDDTSSSPADESDSDVSDSQEEDDDTASSPADESDSDSLDSQDGDDTSSSPASGSDSGSSNSQEEDDDTSSNPADESDSDGPDSQDDDDDTSSSPC, encoded by the exons ATGGGGATGACAGTGACACTACAAGTGATGGCGACACCAGTGATACATCAGATTACTCCAGTGAGGATGACAGTGACACCTCAG CACGGTGTGTGTTCACCTGATCCAGTGACgttctacaaatgtacctgtgaCTCGGGATTCACGGGGAACTTTTGTGATACAG AAATTGTGGAGAGTGAAGATGACGATGAAAGTGACGTAAGCAACCCGAACGATGGGGACGACAGTGATACTACAAGCGATGACGACACCAGTGATGTTGATTCCACCAGCGAGGATGGCAGTGATACCACCAGTGGTGCATCAGATTCCACCGGCGGTGACGACACCAGTGATGCATCAGATTCCACCGGCGGTGACGACACCAgtgatgtatcagattccaccgGCGATGACGACACCAGTAATGTATCAGATTACTCCAGTGAGGATGACAGTGACACCACAG CGATCGATTGGTGTGCAATCGACCCTTGTGAGCACGGTGTGTGTTCACCTGATCCAGTGACgttctacaaatgtacctgtgaCTCGGGATTCACGGGGAACTTTTGTGATACAG AAATTGTGGAGAGTGAAGATGACGATGAAAGTGACGTAAGCAACCCGAACGATGGGGACGACAGTGATACTACAAGCGATGACGACACCAGTGATGTTGATTCCACCAGCGAGGATGGCAGTGATACCACCAGTGGTGCATCAGATTCCACCGGCGGTGACGACACCAGTGATGCATCAGATTCCACCGGCGGTGACGACACCAgtgatgtatcagattccaccgGCGATGACGACACCAGTAATGTATCAGATTACTCCAGTGAGGATGACAGTGACACCACAG CGATCGATTGGTGTGCAATCGACCCTTGTGAGCACGGTGTGTGTTCACCTGATCCAGTGACgttctacaaatgtacctgtgaTTCGGGATTCACAGGGAACTTTTGTGAGACAG AAGGTGAAGATAACGATGAAAGTAACGTAATCAACCCGGACGATGGGGATGGCAGTACAGCAACAAGTGATGATGACACCActgatgtatcagattccaccgGCGATGACGACACCAgtgatgtatcagattccaccgGTGATGACAACACCAGTGATGTTTCAGATTCCACCAgcgaggatgacagtgtctccggcg tgtctccggtGGCGATGACGACACCAAtaatgtatcagattccaccagtgaggatgacagtgtctccggcgGCGATGTTCAGATTCCCCAgtgaggatgacagtgtctccggtGGCGAAGATGACACCaatgatgtatcagattccaccagcgAGGGTGACAGTGTCTCCGGCGGCGATGAAGACACCAATGATGTATCAGATTCAACCAgcgaggatgacagtgtctccggcgGCGATGACGACACCAATGATGTATCAGATTCAACCAgcgaggatgacagtgtctccggcggcgatgtatcagattccaccagcgAGGATGACAGTGCCCCCG GTACAGACTACTGTGTTCTCGGGCCTTGTCTGAACGAAGGCACCTGTATCAATGGTGTCGACTCGTACACATGTCAGTGCTCCACTGGATTTGAGGGAGATAACTGTGAAACAA AAATTGAGCAAAGTGAGACAAGTGACGAAACCGCCGAAGATAGCGATGATGACAGTGACAGCGGCAGCTCTGACagtcaggaagaagatgatgacacttcctctagccccgctgatgaaagtgacagtgaCGGCCCCGACAATCAGGATGGTGATGATACTTCCTCTAGCCCCActgatgaaagtgacagtgaTAGCCCCGACAatcaggaagaagatgatgacactTCCTCTAGCCCCGCTGATGGAAGTGACAGCGGCAGCTCCGACAGTCAGGATGGTGATGATACTTCTTCTAGCCCCGCTAGTGGAAGTGACAGCGGTAGCTCCAACAGTCAGGAAGAAGGTGATGACACTTCCTCTAGCCCCGCTGATGAGAGTGACAGCGACGGCCCCGACAATCAGGATGGTGATGATACTTCTTCTAGCCCCGCTAGTGGAAGTGACAGCGGTAGCTCTGACagtcaggaagaagatgatgatacTTCCTCTAGCTCCGctgatgaaagtgacagtgacagcTCCAACGgtcaggaagaagatgatgacactTCCTCTAGCCCCGCTGAAGAAAGTGACAGTGACGGCCCCGACAGTCAGGATGGTGATGATACTTCTTCTAGCCCCGCTAGTGGAAGTGACAGCGGCAGCTCAAACAGTCAGGAGCAAGATGATGACACTTTCTCTAGCCCCGCTGATGAGAGTGACAGTGACGGCCCCGACAGTGAGGATAATGATGATACTTCTTCTAGCCCCGctgatgaaagtgacagtgacagcTCCGACAGTCAGGAGGAAGATGATGACACTTCCTCTAGCCCCGctgatgaaagtgacagtgacagcCCCGACAGTGAGGATAATGATGATACTTCTTCTAGCCCCGCTAGTGGAAGTGTCAGCGGCAGCTCCAACagtcaggaagaagatgatgacacttcctctagccccgctgatgaaagtgacagtgacagctctgacagtcaggaagaagatgatgacgCTTCCTCTAGCCCCGctgatgaaagtgacagtgacagctctgacagtcaggaagaagatgatgacgCTTCCTCTAGCCCCGCTGATGATAGTGACAGTGACGGCTCCGACagtcaggaagaagatgatgacactTCTTCTAGCCCCGctgatgaaagtgacagtgaCGTCTCCGACagtcaggaagaagatgatgacacCGCCTCTAGCCCCGctgatgaaagtgacagtgacagcCTCGACAGTCAGGATGGTGATGATACTTCTTCTAGCCCCGCTAGTGGAAGTGACAGCGGCAGCTCCAACagtcaggaagaagatgatgacactTCCTCTAACCCCGctgatgaaagtgacagtgaCGGCCCCGACAgtcaggatgatgatgatgacacttcTTCTAGCCCCTGCTGA
- the LOC118421861 gene encoding dentin sialophosphoprotein-like, translated as MALTVRKKMMTLPLALLMKVTVTALTVRMVMILLLAPLVEVTAAAPTVRKKMMTLPLAPLMNVTVTAPTVRMVMILLLAPLVEVTAAAPTEEDDDASSNPADESDSDSPDSQDGDNTSSSPASGSDSGSSNSQEEDDDTSSSPADESDSDSPNSQDDHDTSSSSADESDSDGPDNQEEDDDTSSSPADESDSDSPNSQDDHDTSSSPADESDSDSPDNDDTSSNPADESDSDGPDSEDNDDTSSSLASGSDSGSSNSEELDDDTSSSPADESDSDGPDSEDNDDTSSSPADESDSDGPDSEDNDDTSSSPASGSDSGSSNSQEEDDNASSSPAEESDSDGLDSQDGDDTSSSPADESDSSSSQEEDDDTSSNPADESNSDSLDKDDDTSSSPDDESDSDGPDSQDNDDTSSSPADESDSSNSQEEDDDTSSSPADESDSGSSDSQDGDDTSSSPASGSDSGSSNSQEEDDNASSSPADESDSDGSDSQDDDDTSSSPAGGSVSGSSDSQEEDDNASSSPADESDSDGSDSQDDDDTSSSPASGSDSGSSNSQEEDDDTSSSPADESDSGSSDSQGEDDDTSSSPADESDSGSSDSQEEDDNASSSPADESDSDGLDSQDGDDTSSIPASGSDSGSSNSQEEDDDTSSSPADESDSSNSQEEGDDTSSSPADGSDSDGPDSQEGFDTSSSPADGHTNDVSDSTSEDDTNDVSDSSSEDDSVSGGDDDTNDVSDSTSEDDIVSGGDDDTNDVSDSTSDDDTNDVSGSPSDDDTSDVSDYSSEDDSDTTAIDWCAIDPCEHGVCSPDPVTFYKCTCDSGFTGNFCETAIAESEDNNESNVSNPDDGNDSTTTSDDDTTDVSEFTSDDDTNNVSDSTSEDEIVSGGDVSDSTSENDIVSGGEDDTNDVSDSTSENDIVSSGEDDTNDVSDSTNSASENDIVSGSEVDTNDVSDSTSEDDSVSGGDVSDSTSEDDSFSGGDVSDSTSEDDGVSGGDDDSVSGGDISDSTSEDDSVSGGDLSDDTSEDDSVSGGDVSDSTSENDIVSGGDVSDSTSEDDSVSGGDVSDSTSEDDSVSGGDVSDGNDSGSSDSQEEGDDAFSSPADESDSDSPDSEDNDDTSSSPASGSDSDSPDSQEEDDDTSSSPADESDSDGPNSQEEGDDTASTPDDGSDSDSSDIQDGDDTSFSPADGSDIDSSDSQEEGDDASSSPADESDSDSSDSQDEGDDTASSPADGSDSDSSDIQDGDDTSSSPADEIDGGSSDSQDESDVATSDDENDSSSTSSDYDSYDYGPNFCVPNPCMNGGTCIGSGFYYECSCTPGFKGHFCDEVDDSPSDVVTSGDEDESDAPTSDDVDGSDASLPGDENESDTPTSDDENESDVPSSSDEDESDVPASDDEDESDVLASDDEDESDTSSSGEDESDTPSSDEDSEDNCDPNPCQNGGTCSDDGNSYTCSCGPKFEGPLCETEIDFCDPNPCQNGATCKEGDDSFICICAPGFIGRICDITTSVCMVYGDPHHKTLDGFHHHFQGWCRYTLAKDLGLDADFNIEVQNEPLEFIPSASVAKEVYLDAYGYRVGILQGKTVKIGDEVATLPFSLADGKIRAKRRGRFVKIETDLGVALSYDGYHYAEVVVPSNYQNRVGGLCGNYNGDPSDDYTSPDGTIAYDWNTFGQSWITDVST; from the exons aTGGCCCTGACagtcaggaagaagatgatgacactTCCTCTAGCCCTGctgatgaaagtgacagtgacagcCCTGACAGTCAGGATGGTGATGATACTTCTTCTAGCCCCGCTAGTGGAAGTGACAGCGGCAGCTCCAACagtcaggaagaagatgatgacactTCCTCTAGCTCCGctgatgaacgtgacagtgacGGCCCCGACAGTCAGGATGGTGATGATACTTCTTCTAGCCCCGCTAGTGGAAGTGACAGCGGCAGCTCCAACA gaagaagatgatgacgCTTCCTCTAACCCCGCTGACGAGAGTGACAGTGACAGCCCCGACAGTCAGGATGGTGATAATACTTCTTCTAGCCCCGCTAGTGGAAGTGACAGCGGCAGCTCCAACagtcaggaagaagatgatgatacTTCCTCTAGCCCCGCTGATGAGAGTGACAGTGACAGCCCGAACAGTCAGGATGATCATGATACTTCTTCTAGCTCCGctgatgaaagtgacagtgaTGGCCCCGACAatcaggaagaagatgatgacactTCCTCTAGCCCCGCTGATGAGAGTGACAGTGACAGCCCGAACAGTCAGGATGATCATGATACTTCTTCTAGCCCCGctgatgaaagtgacagtgacagcCCCGACA atgatgacactTCCTCTAACCCCGctgatgaaagtgacagtgaCGGCCCCGACAGTGAGGATAATGATGATACTTCTTCTAGCCTCGCTAGTGGAAGTGACAGCGGCAGCTCCAACAGTGAGGAATTAGATGATGACACTTCGTCTAGCCCCGctgatgaaagtgacagtgaCGGCCCCGACAGTGAGGATAATGATGATACTTCTTCTAGCCCCGctgatgaaagtgacagtgaTGGCCCCGACAGTGAGGATAATGATGATACTTCTTCTAGCCCCGCTAGTGGAAGTGACAGCGGCAGCTCCAACagtcaggaagaagatgatAACGCTTCCTCTAGCCCCGCTGAAGAAAGTGACAGTGACGGCCTCGACAGTCAGGACGGTGATGATACTTCTTCTAGCCCCGCTGATGAAAGTGACAGCTCCAGCagtcaggaagaagatgatgacactTCCTCTAACCCCGCTGATGAGAGTAACAGTGACAGCCTCGACA aagatgatgacactTCCTCTAGCCCCGATGATGAGAGTGACAGTGACGGCCCCGACAGTCAGGATAATGATGATACTTCTTCTAGCCCCGCTGATGAAAGTGACAGCTCCAACagtcaggaagaagatgatgacactTCCTCTAGCCCCGCTGATGAAAGTGATAGTGGCAGCTCCGACAGTCAGGATGGTGATGATACTTCTTCTAGCCCCGCTAGTGGAAGTGACAGCGGCAGCTCCAACagtcaggaagaagatgatAACGCTTCCTCTAGCCCCGctgatgaaagtgacagtgaCGGCTCCGACAgtcaggatgatgatgatacttcTTCTAGCCCCGCTGGTGGAAGTGTCAGCGGCAGCTCTGACagtcaggaagaagatgatAACGCTTCCTCTAGCCCCGctgatgaaagtgacagtgaCGGCTCCGACAgtcaggatgatgatgatacttcTTCTAGCCCCGCTAGTGGAAGTGACAGCGGCAGCTCCAACagtcaggaagaagatgatgacactTCCTCTAGCCCCGCTGATGAAAGTGATAGTGGCAGCTCCGACAGTCAGGGAGAAGATGATGACACTTCCTCTAGCCCCGCTGATGAAAGTGATAGTGGCAGCTCTGACagtcaggaagaagatgatAACGCTTCCTCTAGCCCCGCTGACGAAAGTGACAGTGACGGCCTCGACAGTCAGGATGGTGATGATACTTCTTCGATCCCCGCTAGTGGAAGTGACAGCGGCAGCTCCAACAGccaggaagaagatgatgacactTCCTCTAGCCCCGCTGATGAGAGTGACAGCTCCAACAGTCAGGAAGAAGGTGATGACACTTCCTCTAGCCCCGCTGATGGAAGTGACAGTGACGGCCCCGACAGCCAGGAAGGTTTTGACACCTCCTCTAGCCCCGCTGATGGCCACACCaatgatgtatcagattccaccagcgAAGACGACACCaatgatgtatcagattcctccagtgaggatgacagtgtctccggcgGAGATGACGACACCaatgatgtatcagattccaccagtgAGGATGACATTGTCTCCGGTGGCGATGACGACACCaatgatgtatcagattccaccagcgATGACGACACCAATGATGTATCAGGTTCCCCCAGCGATGACGACACCAGTGATGTATCAGATTACTCCAGTGAGGATGACAGTGACACCACAG CTATTGATTGGTGTGCAATCGACCCTTGTGAGCACGGTGTGTGTTCACCTGATCCAGTGACgttctacaaatgtacctgtgaTTCGGGATTCACAGGGAACTTTTGTGAGACAG CAATTGCAGAAAGTGAAGATAACAATGAAAGTAACGTTAGCAACCCGGACGACGGGAATGACAGTACAACAACAAGTGATGATGACACCACTGATGTATCAGAGTTCACCAGCGATGACGACACCAAtaatgtatcagattccaccagtgAGGATGAAATTGTCTCCGGCGgagatgtatcagattccaccagcgAGAATGACATTGTCTCCGGTGGCGAAGACGACACCaatgatgtatcagattccaccagtgAGAATGATATTGTCTCCAGTGGCGAAGACGACACCaatgatgtatcagattccacca attccGCCAGTGAGAATGACATTGTCTCTGGTAGCGAAGTCGACACCaatgatgtatcagattccaccagcgaggatgacagtgtctccggcgGCGATGTATCAGATTCGACCAGCGAGGATGACAGTTTCTCCGGCGgagatgtatcagattccaccagcgAGGATGACGGTGTCTCCGGCggcgat gatgacagtgtctccggcgGCGATAtatcagattccaccagtgaggatgacagtgtctccggcgGCGATTTATCAGACGACACCAgcgaggatgacagtgtctccggcggcgatgtatcagattccaccagtgAGAATGACATTGTCTCCGGTggcgatgtatcagattccaccagtgaggatgacagtgtctccggcggcgatgtatcagattccaccagtgaggatgacagtgtctccggAGGCGATGTATCAGATGGAAATGACAGTGGCAGCTCCGACAGTCAGGAAGAAGGTGATGACGCTTTCTCTAGCCCCGctgatgaaagtgacagtgacagcCCCGACAGTGAGGATAATGATGATACTTCTTCTAGCCCCGCTAGTGGAAGTGACAGTGACAGCCCCGACagtcaggaagaagatgatgacacttcctctagccccgctgatgaaagtgacagtgaCGGCCCTAACAGTCAGGAAGAAGGTGATGACACCGCCTCTACCCCCGATGATGGAAGTGACAGCGACAGCTCAGACATTCAGGATGGTGATGATACTTCCTTTAGCCCCGCTGATGGAAGTGACATCGACAGCTCCGACAGTCAGGAAGAAGGTGATGACGCTTCCTCTAGCCCCGctgatgaaagtgacagtgacagcTCCGACAGCCAGGACGAAGGTGATGACACCGCCTCTAGccctgctgatggaagtgacaGCGACAGCTCAGACATTCAGGATGGTGATGATACATCCTCTAGCCCCGCTGATGAAATTGACGGCGGTAGCTCCGACAGTCAGGACGAAAGTGACGTTGCCACCTCCGACGACGAGAATGACAGTAGCTCAACATCCTCTGATTATGACAGTTATGATTACGGCCCAAACTTCTGTGTACCAAACCCATGTATGAATGGTGGGACGTGCATTGGCTCTGGGTTTTACTACGAGTGTTCCTGTACCCCGGGATTCAAGGGCCACTTTTGTGACGAAG TTGATGACAGCCCCAGCGACGTTGTTACGTCTGGCGATGAAGACGAAAGTGATGCCCCCACGTCCGACGATGTAGATGGGAGCGACGCCTCTTTGCCTGGCgatgaaaatgaaagtgatACACCGACATCagatgatgaaaatgaaagcGACGTCCCCTCATCAAGCGATGAAGATGAAAGTGACGTTCCAGCGTCAGACGACGAAGACGAAAGTGACGTTCTAGCGTCAGACGACGAAGACGAAAGTGACACATCTTCTTCCGGCGAAGACGAAAGTGACACACCATCTTCTGACGAAGACAGTGAAGACAACTGTGATCCTAACCCATGTCAAAACGGAGGCACATGTTCAGATGATGGGAACTCGTACACATGTTCATGCGGACCCAAATTTGAGGGTCCGTTGTGTGAAACAG AAATAGATTTCTGCGACCCTAACCCGTGCCAGAATGGAGCGACGTGTAAAGAGGGTGATGACTCGTTCATTTGTATCTGTGCCCCGGGATTCATCGGTCGCATCTGTGATATAA CAACGTCAGTCTGCATGGTCTATGGAGATCCTCACCACAAGACGTTGGACGGATTTCACCACCACTTCCAAGGTTGGTGCAGGTACACCTTGGCCAAGGATCTGGGGCTCGACGCCGATTTCAACATCGAGGTACAAAACGAGCCGCTAGAGTTCATTCCTAGCGCTTCCGTTGCAAAAGAAGTGTACCTTGATGCATACGGGTACCGCGTCGGCATCCTTCAAGGCAAGACTGTCAAG ATTGGCGACGAGGTCGCGACGCTCCCCTTCAGTCTGGCTGACGGCAAGATTCGGGCGAAGCGGCGAGGAAGGTTCGTCAAGATCGAGACGGATCTCGGAGTGGCGCTGTCCTACGATGGGTACCACTATGCTGAG GTTGTGGTCCCGTCGAACTACCAGAACCGGGTTGGCGGTCTGTGCGGTAACTATAACGGGGACCCGAGCGATGATTACACGTCGCCAGACGGAACGATCGCCTACGATTGGAACACCTTCGGACAGAGCTGGATCACAGACGTATCGACGTGA
- the LOC118421693 gene encoding apical junction component 1 homolog, protein MVAEDSSPEQNRRFPRVAEPDSRESTPEHSPKAAGDHENERFNTTWSSSEMSIDLPSSEGRPESALPTLSPPLHRKTPPVITLSASPTRYAALTRSNPNLHEVGKPEDQNVTITITETPRLEAPFTGMKDLENQNEDVSLEDMLDSLLALGSRRSSKSGSQSPNDTRRLSEDRLANLVAETLPFERRASDPGKAATPDNQQLESTLISTNTTYDFAEALDALNTTSSSVDTSLMNTTSSSMDTTMDANTSSPKSLTSPFQTTSSFFETASSAAPDTTSGSFSASELRDMVTEELVTVRCSYSKCKRAAELKEAKQSYKSCHNCYTYYCSRDCRKNHWERHKRKCVFSQINSACKHILQHARTNEEVQKCFSRVARTGYLSRGRGAVMLSFPTLQDAQDFLNSGLPSLPTLPGYKTFRELESVQTEPKDPHTETLITMVTTYDPDVKMVVDVSVAVDTTNVKANLVPRREGPNIRQCAKIRLSERHIVKKTREEPADEIEAETMILTSPPGSPEKMAQISDRRSREICFINIQRNLRARGVILRHQYPDVYRKLCVYVEKNESFPPVTIYPRDTNTGKTFMCLIMPDSDPEILEWVQNPDLLEDIIA, encoded by the exons ATGGTCGCCGAAGATTCCAGTCCCGAGCAAAACCGAAGATTCCCGAGGGTAGCCGAACCTGACTCTCGGGAGTCCACTCCCGAACACTCCCCGAAGGCAGCCGGAGACCATGAAAACGAG agATTCAACACGACGTGGAGCTCGTCCGAGATGAGTATCGACCTGCCGAGCTCCGAGGGGAGACCCGAGAGCGCCCTGCCGACCCTCTCCCCGCCGCTGCACAGGAAAACTCCGCCCGTCATCACCCTATCGGCGTCTCCTACCAG GTATGCGGCTCTGACAAGGTCCAACCCCAACCTTCACGAGGTGGGAAAACCTGAGGACCAGAATGTAACGATCACGATCACAGAGACACCCAGACTAGAGGCCCCCTTCACGGGGATGAAGGATCTGGAGAACCAGAACGAAGATGTGAGTTTAGAGGACATGTTGGACAGTCTCCTTGCGTTAGGATCGAGAAGAAGTAGTAAAAGTGGCTCCCAGAGTCCCAACGACACCAGGCGGTTGAGCGAAGACCGGTTGGCGAATCTTGTCGCCGAAACGTTACCTTTCGAGCGACGAGCTTCGGATCCGGGTAAGGCGGCAACGCCAGACAACCAACAACTGGAGTCGACTTTAATAAGCACAAATACAACATATGACTTCGCGGAAGCTTTGGACGCGTTGAATACCACGTCGTCGTCAGTTGACACGTCACTCATGAACACCACGTCATCGTCAATGGATACGACTATGGACGCGAACACGTCATCGCCAAAATCACTGACGTCACCGTTCCAGACGACGTCGTCGTTTTTTGAGACGGCGTCGTCCGCTGCACCTGACACGACGAGTGGGAGTTTTTCCGCGAGCGAACTGAGAGACATGGTGACGGAAGAACTTGTAACGGTGCGATGTTCCTACTCCAAATGCAAACGGGCCGCAGAGCTCAAGGAAGCCAAGCAAAGTTACAAGTCGTGTCACAACTGCTACACGTACTACTGCTCAAGAGACTGCAGAAAGAACCACTGGGAGAGGCACAAGAGAAAGTGCGTCTTCTCCCAGATCAACAGCGCGTGCAAGCACATCCTCCAGCACGCGCGGACCAACGAGGAGGTCCAGAAGTGTTTCTCGCGCGTGGCGAGAACTGGGTACCTCTCGCGAGGCCGCGGGGCCGTCATGTTGAGTTTCCCCACCTTACAAGACGCGCAGGACTTCTTGAATTCGGGACTCCCGTCCCTCCCCACCTTACCGGGCTACAAGACATTCCGCGAACTTGAAAGTGTGCAGACGGAGCCCAAGGATCCGCACACGGAGACGCtgatcaccatggtaaccacgTATGACCCGGATGTGAAGATGGTTGTTGATGTGTCCGTCGCTGTGGATACAACCAACGTGAAGGCCAATCTCGTTCCCAGGAGAGAAGGGCCAAACATTCGGCAATGTGCCAAG aTTCGGCTGAGTGAGAGACACATCGTGAAAAAGACGAGAGAGGAACCGGCAGACGAGATCGAGGCTGAGACCATGATCCTGACGTCACCGCCTGGGTCGCCGGAGAAGATGGCGCAGATCAGCGACAGGAGATCTCGCGAGATTTGCTTCATCAACATCCAGCGTAACCTCCGCGCGAGAGGGGTCATCTTACGTCACCAGTACCCGGATGTTTACCGTAAACTCTGCGTGTACGTGGAGAAGAACGAGTCCTTCCCGCCTGTGACTATCTATCCCCGGGACACCAATACCGGAAAGACTTTCATGTGTCTCATCATGCCGGATTCCGATCCGGAAATTCTGGAATGGGTCCAGAATCCGGATTTACTCGAGGACATCATTGCCTAA